TACCAAAGAATTTAAAAGGTCAGAAGTTCTGGAGAAAAACTGTAAGGAGTTATACAAATAATAATTATGATGAATCTACAGGACAAACTGTTCATGGAGAAAAATTAATATTTAGATTTAATAATAGCAAAGGGTAGAAAAATTATTCATAGGGAAAATCTAGTGCCACGTGGGTGGCACCTATTTATTTAATGTTTGTGAATCCATCAATGCAAGTTACCAGTTCTCCTATCTCGGGCTTGCTCAGCTGTGCGTCTGCTCCAACAGAGTTTCCCTTATGTTTTAAATCACTTGTAATTAATGAAGAGAATAGTATAACTGGCAATTTTTTAAGAATGATATGTTCTTTAATTTTTCTTGTTAGTGTATGACCATCCATTTGTGGCATTTCAATATCAGTTATAAGTACGTGAACATCTTCCATGAATTTTTCTTTTTTTAGATCAACTAAATCTAGCAAATAATCCAAAGCTTGTTTTCCATCATCAAAGATCTTTAAGTTATTAAAGCCAGCCTTAATAAGAGTATCCTTTAATAATCTTCTAATTAGAGGAGAATCATCAGCAAGTACAAGTTTAATATTAGATCTGTCCTTATAAGCTATGTCAACAATCTTATCTTCACTAATTCCTGTTGAAGGGCTGACATCAGTAACTATTTTTTCGAAATCTAGAAGTAGTATTATTTTATTGTTTAAAACTATATTTCCTATGACTAGTGAATTAACAGATATGTCATCGGGCTTGGTTATTTTTTCCCATTTAATACGATGAACACCTACGATATTGTCAATACTAAAAGCAACCTCGATTTTATTGAATTCACAAAGAATAATTTTTGCCTCAATTTCATTTTTATGTTGTTTTTCTAAAACATATTTTAAGTCTATTAAGGTTATTATTTTATCTCTATATAATGTAAGTCCTGCTATGGCAGGGTGTGAATCAGGTAGTTTCGTTAAGTTGGTGGCATTTATTACCTCTTTAACTTTTATAATGTTAATAGCATAATGCTTATCATTTATCACAAATTCTAATATCTCAAGTTCACCAGTTCCGGATTCTAATAGTATATTATTATTCATATGTTACCTCACTTTCAAATGGTTATAAACCTAGTTTTCATAGAAACTAATTATAATTAAATTAATTCAGAATTATTAAAAAAATTGTACATGTTTTATATCTCGAACAAAATCTCCACAACTTTACTTTTAAGTGTGAAAATGATGATTTTTGGGTTAAGTGAAATTTAAAAATAATAAAACGAGATATAAAAGTGAAATTTTTGTGTTAAATATGGTAAACTATATAGTATGCAATAAAAGATTAACG
This DNA window, taken from Clostridium estertheticum, encodes the following:
- a CDS encoding chemotaxis protein → MNNNILLESGTGELEILEFVINDKHYAINIIKVKEVINATNLTKLPDSHPAIAGLTLYRDKIITLIDLKYVLEKQHKNEIEAKIILCEFNKIEVAFSIDNIVGVHRIKWEKITKPDDISVNSLVIGNIVLNNKIILLLDFEKIVTDVSPSTGISEDKIVDIAYKDRSNIKLVLADDSPLIRRLLKDTLIKAGFNNLKIFDDGKQALDYLLDLVDLKKEKFMEDVHVLITDIEMPQMDGHTLTRKIKEHIILKKLPVILFSSLITSDLKHKGNSVGADAQLSKPEIGELVTCIDGFTNIK